From the Roseibium salinum genome, one window contains:
- the mtgA gene encoding monofunctional biosynthetic peptidoglycan transglycosylase — translation MARTGKASAGGRGFWRVARKRFLQLLLVLILLPPVLTVIYSVVPPISTLMIGRYVQFLWVDRQWVPLEEISPSLIRSVITSEDSGFCQNNGVEWDVLHEQVEALSEGERPRGASTITMQTAKNLFLWGERSYIRKVLELPLAMMLDAILTKRRILEIYLNIAEWGEGIFGAEAAAQAWFGKPAKDLSQVEAARLATALPNPRGRNSAKPSSGHRRLAATNLARVKVAGPIFDCVLGK, via the coding sequence ATGGCTAGGACGGGAAAGGCATCCGCAGGCGGGCGCGGCTTCTGGCGTGTCGCGCGCAAGCGGTTCCTTCAATTGCTGCTCGTTCTCATCCTCCTGCCGCCGGTTCTGACCGTCATATATTCCGTCGTGCCGCCGATCAGCACGCTGATGATCGGCCGATACGTGCAGTTTCTCTGGGTGGACCGGCAATGGGTGCCGCTGGAGGAGATTTCCCCTAGTCTGATCAGGTCGGTGATCACGTCCGAGGACAGCGGGTTTTGCCAGAACAACGGCGTGGAATGGGATGTTCTGCATGAACAGGTCGAAGCCCTGAGCGAGGGGGAGCGCCCGCGCGGGGCGAGCACCATCACCATGCAGACGGCGAAAAACCTGTTCTTGTGGGGCGAGCGGTCTTACATCCGCAAAGTGCTGGAACTTCCCCTGGCGATGATGCTCGACGCGATCCTGACCAAAAGGCGTATCCTGGAAATCTATCTGAACATAGCGGAATGGGGGGAAGGCATCTTCGGCGCCGAGGCCGCCGCCCAGGCGTGGTTCGGCAAACCGGCAAAGGACCTGTCCCAGGTGGAAGCGGCGCGTCTTGCAACGGCGCTGCCAAATCCGAGGGGCCGGAACTCGGCCAAGCCCTCCTCGGGACACCGCAGGCTGGCGGCAACGAACCTTGCCCGAGTCAAAGTTGCCGGCCCGATTTTCGATTGCGTTCTGGGAAAATAG
- a CDS encoding polyprenyl synthetase family protein: MVTFDLSQHLGVQAGRIESILDGILSDAAPEHEITRPPRLLAAMRHGVLSGGKRLRPVLVLETANLFGRNDAGVLQAACALELVHCYSLVHDDLPAMDDDDLRRGRPTVHKAYDEAAAILAGDALLTLAFDVIAQDPVHADPAVRLRLSRELSRAAGVGGMAGGQMLDLQSEHTERTEAEIRQLQSMKTGALLRYACRAGAVLADASAADTDRLTRFGEVIGLAFQLADDLLDVEASQETVGKATGKDAEAGKATLVGLWGTDKARAELARLLGEAETLLGPYGEKADVLTSLAEFIVSRPK; this comes from the coding sequence ATGGTGACCTTTGATTTATCGCAGCACCTGGGGGTGCAGGCCGGACGCATCGAATCGATTCTGGACGGCATCCTGTCCGATGCCGCTCCGGAGCACGAGATCACCCGACCGCCGCGGCTTCTGGCCGCCATGCGCCACGGCGTCCTGAGCGGCGGCAAACGCCTGCGGCCCGTCCTGGTTCTGGAAACCGCAAACCTGTTCGGGCGCAATGACGCCGGCGTGCTGCAGGCGGCCTGCGCACTGGAACTCGTCCACTGCTATTCGCTGGTTCATGACGATCTGCCCGCCATGGATGACGACGACCTGCGCCGCGGCCGGCCGACGGTGCACAAGGCCTATGACGAGGCGGCCGCCATCCTGGCCGGGGATGCACTCCTGACCCTGGCGTTCGATGTCATTGCGCAAGACCCGGTCCACGCCGATCCGGCCGTGCGCCTTCGCCTGTCACGGGAGTTGTCCCGCGCGGCCGGGGTCGGCGGCATGGCGGGCGGTCAGATGCTTGACCTGCAGTCGGAACACACAGAGCGCACGGAAGCCGAAATCCGCCAGTTGCAGTCGATGAAAACCGGCGCCCTGTTGCGCTATGCCTGCCGGGCGGGCGCGGTGCTGGCCGACGCTTCCGCAGCCGATACCGACCGCCTGACCCGCTTTGGTGAGGTCATCGGTCTCGCCTTTCAGCTCGCGGACGATCTGCTGGATGTCGAGGCGAGCCAGGAAACGGTGGGCAAGGCGACCGGCAAGGATGCCGAGGCCGGCAAGGCGACGCTGGTCGGCCTCTGGGGGACGGACAAGGCACGGGCCGAACTCGCCCGGCTCCTGGGCGAAGCCGAAACGCTGCTCGGGCCTTATGGCGAAAAGGCGGACGTGCTGACCAGCCTTGCGGAGTTCATCGTCAGTCGGCCGAAATGA
- the phbB gene encoding acetoacetyl-CoA reductase, with amino-acid sequence MSKVALVTGGTRGIGESISRGLKDAGYTVAATYAGNTEKAEAFKAETGIHVFKWDVSDPEACAAGIAQVESDLGPVEVLVNNAGITRDGMFHKMDFDQWRAVLSTNLDSMFTMTRPVINGMRERGSGRIVNISSINGQKGQMGQSNYSAAKAGVIGFTKALAQENAFKGITVNCVCPGYINTDMVAAMPEKVLESIVSNIPVGRLGKPEEIAQTVVYLASDAAAFMTGAVMTINGGQYIANG; translated from the coding sequence ATGAGCAAGGTCGCATTGGTCACAGGTGGAACCCGCGGGATCGGGGAATCAATCTCGCGCGGTCTGAAAGACGCGGGCTATACCGTGGCGGCCACTTATGCCGGCAACACCGAGAAAGCCGAAGCCTTCAAGGCCGAAACCGGCATTCACGTCTTTAAATGGGACGTCTCCGATCCTGAAGCCTGCGCGGCGGGCATAGCCCAGGTGGAAAGCGACCTGGGTCCGGTGGAAGTTCTCGTCAACAACGCCGGCATCACCCGCGACGGTATGTTCCACAAGATGGATTTCGATCAGTGGCGCGCGGTTCTGTCCACGAACCTCGATTCCATGTTCACCATGACGCGCCCGGTGATCAACGGCATGCGCGAACGCGGCTCCGGCCGCATCGTCAATATCTCGTCGATCAACGGTCAGAAGGGCCAGATGGGCCAGTCCAACTACTCCGCCGCAAAGGCCGGCGTGATCGGCTTCACCAAGGCGCTCGCCCAGGAGAACGCCTTCAAGGGCATCACCGTCAACTGCGTCTGCCCGGGATACATCAATACGGACATGGTGGCCGCCATGCCGGAAAAGGTGCTGGAATCCATCGTGTCGAACATCCCGGTCGGCCGGCTCGGCAAGCCGGAGGAAATCGCCCAGACCGTCGTCTACCTGGCCTCCGACGCCGCCGCCTTCATGACAGGTGCGGTGATGACCATCAATGGCGGCCAATACATCGCCAACGGCTGA
- the hisC gene encoding histidinol-phosphate transaminase — protein MNEMTTVTKAGGANRPQPRAGVLDIAPYVPGKSKGTHGKTVHKLSSNETPLGTSAAAKAAIEAVAQNLELYPDGSSTELRAAIGEVYGVNPDRIICGAGSDEVLSMVAYAYLGPGDEAIYSEHGFLVYDIAIRAAGATPVIAPETDLTTDVDAILARVTERTRMVFVANPNNPTGTYLPFEEIRRLHAGLPSQVLLVLDAAYGEYVRRNDYESGIELAATAENVFMTRTFSKIYGLASLRIGWGFGPAHVIDALNRIRGPFNLSGMAIAAGVAAVKDREFIARSVEHNEKWLPWLTEELQKLGLKVTPSVCNFLLIHFPDEDGKRATDADAYLLERGCVLRLVGNYGLPNAIRMTVGSEEANRTVVAHLKDFLGKA, from the coding sequence ATGAACGAGATGACGACAGTAACGAAAGCCGGCGGCGCGAACCGCCCCCAGCCACGAGCCGGTGTCCTGGACATCGCCCCTTACGTTCCCGGCAAGAGCAAGGGCACGCATGGCAAGACCGTGCACAAGCTCTCCTCCAACGAGACCCCGCTCGGCACCAGCGCCGCCGCAAAGGCGGCGATCGAAGCGGTCGCGCAGAACCTGGAGCTTTATCCGGACGGATCATCGACGGAGCTGCGGGCGGCGATCGGGGAGGTTTACGGCGTCAATCCGGACCGGATCATCTGCGGCGCGGGTTCGGACGAAGTCCTGAGCATGGTGGCCTACGCCTATCTCGGTCCGGGCGACGAGGCGATCTATTCCGAACACGGGTTTCTCGTCTATGACATCGCCATCCGGGCGGCAGGCGCAACGCCGGTGATCGCGCCGGAAACCGATTTGACGACGGATGTCGACGCGATCCTGGCGCGGGTGACGGAGAGGACCAGGATGGTCTTCGTCGCCAACCCCAACAACCCGACCGGCACCTATCTGCCGTTCGAGGAGATCCGGCGTCTGCATGCCGGGCTTCCATCCCAGGTGCTTCTGGTGCTGGATGCCGCCTATGGCGAATATGTCCGCCGGAACGACTATGAAAGCGGTATCGAGCTTGCCGCCACTGCCGAGAACGTCTTCATGACGCGGACCTTTTCCAAGATCTATGGCCTTGCCAGCCTGCGTATCGGCTGGGGGTTCGGTCCGGCTCATGTCATTGACGCGCTGAACCGCATCCGCGGGCCGTTCAATCTCTCGGGCATGGCGATCGCCGCAGGCGTTGCCGCGGTCAAGGACCGTGAATTCATCGCCAGATCCGTCGAACACAACGAAAAGTGGCTTCCCTGGCTGACCGAGGAACTGCAGAAGCTCGGCCTGAAGGTCACGCCGAGCGTCTGTAACTTTCTGCTGATCCATTTCCCGGATGAAGACGGCAAACGGGCGACGGATGCCGATGCCTATCTTCTGGAACGCGGCTGCGTGCTGCGCCTGGTCGGCAATTACGGTCTGCCCAATGCCATCCGCATGACGGTCGGCTCGGAGGAGGCCAACCGGACCGTTGTTGCACATCTCAAAGATTTTCTGGGCAAGGCGTGA
- a CDS encoding SAM-dependent methyltransferase: protein MRLLSTLLRSFVKRGRMRVYDVEGAVHEFGSGEDGPTVTIRLHDKKLYRSLFLNPELAAGEAYMDGTLTMEEGSTCYDFMFLFSINRAPLGANPVQGLLRKGWKTFRRYQQKNSVERAKKQARHHYDLSTDLYRLFLDEGLNYSCAYYTHPDNSLEVAQAAKLTRLVAKLNLEPDMEVLEIGGGWGSLAIRMAQAGARVTSLNVSPEQVKIAEERVRAAGLEDRVTFVLKDYREFEGRFDRIISVGMMEHVGIGHLDEYFGCIRKCLTERGYAVVHSIGRMTPPGTTGPFIRKHIFPGGYVPALSEVFASTERLGLWVCDAEILRLHYYYTIRDWRRRFEARRDEAAALYDETFCRMWEFYLCAVELGFLHGSNMVFQLLLSKERDAVPIVRDFIVDNERKLNG from the coding sequence ATGAGACTGCTGTCAACCCTCCTGCGCTCCTTCGTCAAACGCGGACGGATGCGGGTATACGATGTCGAGGGAGCCGTGCATGAATTTGGATCCGGCGAGGACGGCCCGACGGTCACCATCCGGCTTCACGACAAGAAGCTGTACCGGTCGCTCTTTCTGAATCCGGAACTTGCGGCAGGCGAAGCCTATATGGATGGCACCCTTACCATGGAAGAGGGGTCGACCTGCTACGACTTCATGTTCCTTTTCTCCATCAACCGGGCGCCACTGGGGGCCAACCCGGTGCAGGGACTGCTGCGCAAGGGGTGGAAGACTTTCCGGCGGTATCAGCAGAAGAACAGCGTGGAACGGGCGAAAAAGCAGGCCCGGCATCACTACGACCTGTCGACGGATCTCTACAGGCTGTTTCTCGACGAGGGCCTGAATTACAGCTGCGCCTATTACACCCACCCGGACAACAGCCTGGAAGTGGCTCAGGCGGCGAAGCTGACCCGTCTGGTCGCCAAGCTGAACCTGGAGCCGGACATGGAGGTCCTGGAAATCGGTGGCGGCTGGGGATCGCTGGCCATTCGCATGGCACAGGCCGGCGCGCGCGTCACGTCCCTGAACGTGTCTCCGGAACAGGTGAAAATCGCCGAGGAGCGTGTGCGGGCTGCCGGGCTTGAGGACCGGGTGACCTTCGTGCTGAAGGATTACCGGGAATTTGAAGGCCGTTTCGACCGCATCATCTCCGTCGGAATGATGGAGCATGTCGGCATCGGTCATCTGGACGAATATTTCGGCTGCATCCGCAAGTGCCTGACCGAGCGCGGTTATGCCGTCGTTCACTCCATCGGACGCATGACGCCTCCGGGAACAACAGGCCCGTTCATCCGCAAGCATATTTTTCCTGGTGGTTACGTGCCTGCATTGTCGGAAGTTTTTGCGTCCACCGAGCGGCTCGGGTTATGGGTCTGCGATGCGGAAATCCTGCGCCTGCACTATTACTACACCATTCGCGACTGGCGCCGGCGGTTCGAGGCCAGGCGGGACGAGGCTGCCGCGCTTTACGATGAAACCTTCTGCCGGATGTGGGAGTTTTATCTCTGTGCCGTTGAACTGGGTTTCCTGCATGGATCGAACATGGTGTTCCAGCTTCTGCTGTCGAAGGAGCGGGACGCGGTGCCAATCGTCCGGGATTTCATTGTCGACAACGAACGGAAACTGAATGGCTAG
- a CDS encoding septation protein A: protein MEFEHAPNDPTRKELSPLLKLALELGPLGVFFLFNARGEQISAAFPALQAVGKPIFLATAAFMVAIALSLVVSLWLTRRLPIMPLVSGVVVLVFGALTLWLHDELFIKLKPTIVNALFGTILLGGLLFGKALLGYVFDSAFSLTDEGWRKLTFRWGVFFFVLAAINEIVWRSFSTDFWVSFKVFGIMPITLIFTLTQLPLIHKHAVTDDGKDA from the coding sequence ATGGAATTCGAACACGCCCCGAACGACCCGACCCGCAAGGAACTGTCGCCGCTCCTCAAACTGGCGCTGGAACTGGGCCCGCTTGGGGTATTTTTCCTGTTCAACGCAAGAGGCGAGCAGATCTCCGCCGCGTTTCCCGCGCTGCAGGCCGTCGGCAAGCCGATTTTCCTGGCGACCGCCGCGTTCATGGTCGCAATCGCCCTGTCGCTTGTCGTGTCGCTGTGGCTGACCAGGCGGCTGCCGATCATGCCGCTGGTCTCCGGCGTGGTCGTGCTGGTCTTCGGCGCCCTGACGCTGTGGCTGCACGACGAGTTGTTCATCAAACTCAAGCCCACCATTGTGAACGCCTTGTTCGGCACGATCCTTCTGGGCGGCTTGCTGTTCGGAAAGGCCCTGCTCGGATATGTCTTCGACAGCGCCTTCAGCCTGACGGACGAGGGCTGGCGCAAGCTGACCTTCCGCTGGGGTGTGTTCTTCTTCGTGCTTGCGGCGATCAACGAAATCGTCTGGCGCAGCTTCTCGACCGACTTCTGGGTCAGCTTCAAGGTGTTCGGCATCATGCCGATCACCCTCATCTTCACCCTGACCCAGCTGCCGCTGATCCACAAACACGCTGTCACGGACGACGGCAAGGACGCCTGA
- the rpmF gene encoding 50S ribosomal protein L32, which yields MAVPKRKTSRSKRGFRRSTDALKQPTYVEDKDSGELRRPHHVDLKTGMYRGRQILSPKEEA from the coding sequence ATGGCCGTTCCAAAGAGAAAAACTTCGCGCTCCAAGCGTGGGTTTCGCCGTTCCACGGACGCTCTGAAGCAGCCGACTTACGTCGAGGACAAGGATTCGGGCGAACTGCGTCGCCCGCATCACGTCGACCTGAAGACCGGCATGTATCGGGGCCGTCAGATCCTCTCCCCGAAGGAAGAAGCTTAA
- a CDS encoding prephenate/arogenate dehydrogenase family protein, producing MTGAPLFERMALIGIGLIGSSLAQAARERGLVKEIAVSTRSPATLQRAEELGLGDSYSLDAAVAVDGADLVILCVPVGANEAVAKWIAPALKKGAILTDVGSTKGSVIDQVGPHVPQGVHFIPGHPIAGTEQSGPDAGFSTLFEQRWCILTPPEDVDQAALEKLTAFWRRCGSDVDRMDARHHDLVLAIVSHLPHLIAYNIVGTADDLETVTKSEVIKYSASGFRDFTRLAASDPTMWRDVCLNNKDAILEMLARFSEDLSALQRAIRWGDGDMLFDLFTRTRSIRRSIIEAGQDMDEPDFGRHAKDKPFISAD from the coding sequence ATGACCGGGGCTCCCTTATTCGAACGCATGGCGCTGATCGGGATCGGCCTGATCGGCTCCTCCCTTGCGCAGGCCGCCCGCGAGCGTGGCCTGGTGAAGGAAATCGCCGTTTCCACCCGTTCGCCCGCGACCCTGCAGCGTGCGGAAGAGCTCGGACTTGGTGACAGCTATTCGCTTGACGCGGCCGTGGCGGTCGATGGGGCCGACCTCGTCATCCTGTGCGTGCCCGTGGGAGCCAATGAAGCAGTGGCGAAATGGATCGCACCGGCCCTGAAAAAGGGCGCGATCCTGACGGATGTCGGTTCGACAAAGGGGTCGGTGATCGATCAGGTCGGGCCCCATGTGCCGCAAGGCGTGCATTTCATCCCGGGGCATCCGATTGCCGGGACGGAGCAGTCCGGTCCCGATGCGGGCTTTTCGACCCTCTTCGAGCAGCGCTGGTGCATTCTGACGCCGCCGGAAGATGTCGACCAGGCCGCCCTCGAAAAGCTCACCGCCTTCTGGCGCCGCTGCGGATCGGATGTCGACCGGATGGATGCCAGACACCACGATCTGGTGCTGGCGATCGTCTCGCATCTGCCGCATCTGATTGCATATAACATCGTCGGCACGGCGGACGACCTTGAAACCGTCACCAAGTCCGAAGTGATCAAGTACTCCGCGTCCGGTTTCCGGGATTTCACCCGTCTGGCCGCTTCCGATCCCACCATGTGGCGGGATGTCTGCCTCAACAACAAGGATGCCATCCTGGAAATGCTGGCGCGGTTTTCGGAAGACCTTTCCGCCCTGCAGCGGGCCATCCGCTGGGGCGACGGGGACATGCTGTTCGATCTCTTCACCCGCACCCGCAGCATCCGCCGGTCGATCATCGAGGCGGGCCAGGACATGGACGAACCGGACTTCGGCCGTCATGCCAAGGACAAGCCCTTCATTTCGGCCGACTGA
- a CDS encoding DUF3299 domain-containing protein: MKRAILLLVMVLLFAPQAHAAALIGWDELKDPAAQFDDPFEALSGRELRSLGTVLQLRRRLGAPDVPPSERPQLEAELRREEAKLAASGVRTDWLLSHRRDIARKRAAAAMAGNAALEGREIAIKGYVIPVQDPGGAVTSGYLVPEQGMCSHMPAPDPNQMVRYRVSGKWQGEYIYEPVVMTGRLSLQMTRQEITLLDGRVDMIAAFEMEVTGVRSLDEKAGPDPAQRLWNLFRGSQGTNSPQ; encoded by the coding sequence GTGAAGCGCGCGATCCTGTTACTCGTCATGGTGCTGCTGTTTGCTCCGCAGGCTCATGCCGCCGCGCTGATCGGCTGGGACGAACTGAAGGACCCGGCCGCACAGTTCGACGATCCGTTCGAAGCGTTGAGCGGGCGCGAGCTCAGGTCGCTCGGCACCGTTCTGCAATTGCGCCGGAGGCTCGGCGCGCCGGATGTCCCGCCAAGTGAGCGCCCGCAATTGGAGGCGGAGCTGCGCCGGGAAGAGGCCAAGCTGGCGGCGAGCGGCGTCAGGACGGACTGGCTGCTCTCGCATCGCCGTGACATCGCCAGGAAACGCGCAGCCGCCGCCATGGCCGGAAATGCAGCTCTGGAGGGCCGGGAGATCGCGATCAAGGGTTATGTGATCCCGGTCCAGGACCCGGGCGGCGCGGTGACGAGTGGCTATCTCGTGCCGGAACAGGGCATGTGCAGCCACATGCCGGCGCCCGATCCCAACCAGATGGTCCGCTACCGGGTCTCGGGGAAATGGCAGGGGGAATACATCTATGAACCCGTGGTGATGACGGGGCGGCTGTCGCTTCAAATGACGCGTCAGGAAATCACGCTGCTGGATGGCCGCGTCGACATGATCGCGGCCTTCGAGATGGAGGTCACGGGGGTTCGAAGCCTTGATGAGAAAGCCGGGCCCGACCCGGCGCAGCGGCTCTGGAACCTGTTCAGGGGGAGTCAGGGAACGAATTCTCCGCAGTAA
- a CDS encoding SAM-dependent methyltransferase: MKLLSSLLRSTIRRGRLRVYDATGTLHEFGSGEDGPTATLRLHDKKLHRKLFFNPELAAAEAYMDGTLTLEEGTTCHEFMTVVFLNIDPLDGYPVQAFLRRVWKVVERWQQKNDVERAKKQVRHHYDLSTDLYRLFLDEGLNYSCAYYTHPDNSLEEAQAAKLTHLVAKLNLEPDMEVLEIGGGWGSLAIRMAQAGARVTSLNVSPEQVKIAEERVRAAGLEDRVTFVLKDYREFKGQYDRIISVGMMEHVGVGQLDNYFGTVRDCLTERGGYAVIHSIARIRPPGTTGPFIRKYIFPGGYVPAMSEIFSATERLGLWVCDAEFLRLHYHYTIRDWRRRFQARRDEAAKLYDERFCRMWEFYLCAVEMGFVHGFNMVTQLLVSKQRDAVPIIRDFIVDNERKLNNES, from the coding sequence ATGAAATTGCTCTCGAGCTTGCTTCGATCCACAATCAGACGCGGCCGCCTTCGCGTCTATGACGCGACGGGCACGCTTCACGAATTCGGGTCCGGCGAGGACGGCCCGACCGCAACATTGCGGCTTCATGACAAGAAACTCCACCGCAAGCTTTTCTTCAATCCCGAACTTGCCGCCGCCGAAGCCTATATGGACGGCACGCTGACCCTCGAGGAAGGGACCACGTGCCACGAGTTCATGACGGTGGTGTTCCTCAACATCGATCCCCTCGACGGGTATCCCGTTCAAGCGTTCCTGCGCAGGGTCTGGAAGGTGGTGGAACGCTGGCAGCAGAAGAACGATGTCGAAAGGGCGAAAAAGCAGGTCCGCCACCATTACGATCTGTCGACGGATCTCTACAGGCTGTTTCTAGATGAGGGCCTGAATTACAGCTGCGCCTACTACACCCATCCGGACAACAGCCTGGAAGAGGCTCAGGCGGCGAAGCTGACCCATCTGGTCGCCAAGCTGAACCTGGAGCCGGACATGGAGGTCCTGGAAATCGGTGGCGGCTGGGGCTCGCTGGCCATTCGCATGGCACAGGCCGGCGCCCGCGTCACGTCCCTGAACGTGTCTCCGGAACAGGTGAAAATCGCCGAGGAGCGTGTGCGGGCCGCCGGGCTGGAAGATCGGGTGACCTTCGTGCTGAAGGACTACCGCGAATTCAAGGGGCAGTACGACCGGATCATCTCCGTCGGCATGATGGAACATGTCGGCGTGGGGCAGCTCGATAACTATTTCGGCACGGTGCGAGACTGCCTGACCGAGCGCGGCGGTTATGCGGTCATTCACTCCATTGCACGCATAAGGCCGCCGGGTACAACGGGGCCGTTCATCCGCAAATATATTTTCCCCGGCGGCTACGTGCCGGCGATGTCTGAAATTTTTTCGGCCACCGAGCGGCTCGGGTTGTGGGTCTGCGACGCCGAATTTCTGCGCCTTCACTATCACTACACCATCCGCGACTGGCGACGACGCTTCCAGGCCCGGCGGGACGAGGCCGCGAAGCTCTATGACGAGCGGTTCTGCCGGATGTGGGAATTCTACCTCTGCGCCGTCGAAATGGGTTTTGTGCACGGGTTCAACATGGTGACACAGCTACTCGTGTCGAAACAGCGGGATGCCGTTCCGATCATCAGGGACTTCATCGTCGACAACGAACGAAAACTGAATAATGAAAGCTAG